From Dryobates pubescens isolate bDryPub1 chromosome 22, bDryPub1.pri, whole genome shotgun sequence, the proteins below share one genomic window:
- the LPXN gene encoding leupaxin yields the protein MEDLDALLAELEQSSCPASEDCRLQVLGSFKQDPVPDEPPTLCGHEAPKAQMPPQAQPLQQTLKTAPSPTPVPQPPPTAAAQQLDELLAALGQMQSKGCFLAEAAGEGAKAPAEPSPSLDNMLGNLTQDLQQLGITAAPAGICATCHKPIAGKVLTALGKTWHPEHFTCAHCGEELGSQPFFERDGRAYCQEDYQQAFAPRCAYCASPICERVLTALGQTWHPEHFFCAHCGKVFGDEGFHEQNKKPYCHQDFLALFAPRCQGCERPVTDNYLAAVGGAWHPECFVCADCLRGFAGSSFFELEGRPYCELHFYQRQGSICQGCARPVTGRCITAGGRKYHPEHFTCAYCLGQLQKGNFHEHQGKMYCQACHKKLFL from the exons ATGGAGGATTTAG ATGCTCTCCTGGCAGAACTGGAGCAGAGCTCTTGCCCAGCCTCTGAGgactgcaggctgcaggtgctgggctCCTTCAAGCAGGATCCGGTCCCAGATGAGCCTCCCACCCTTTGTGGCCATGAAGCCCCAAAG GCACAGATGCCACCTcaggctcagcctctgcagcagactTTGAAGACAGCACCCAG ccccacgccagtcccacagcccccacccacggcagctgcccagcagctggatgagctcctggctgccctgggccagaTGCAGAGCAAG ggctgcttcctggcagaggctgcaggagaaggagccAAGGCGCCAGCAGAgccctcaccctcactggacaACATGCTGGGCAACCTCACCCaggacctgcagcagctgggcatcACAGCTGCCCCCGCGGGCATCTGTGCCACCTGCCACAAGCCCATCGCCGGCAAG GTCCTCACAGCCCTAGGCAAAACCTGGCACCCTGAGCACTTCACCTGTGCCCACTgcggggaggagctgggcagccagcCCTTCTTCGAGCGGGACGGGCGGGCATACTGCCAGGAGGACTACCAGCAGGCCTTTGCCCCCCGCTGTGCCTACTGTGCCAGCCCCATCTGTGAG AGAGTCCTCACAGCCCTGGGCCAGACCTGGCACCCGGAGCACTTCTTCTGTGCTCACTGTGGGAAGGTGTTTGGAGACGAGG GTTTCCACGAGCAGAACAAGAAGCCCTACTGCCACCAGGACTTCCTAGCCCTGTTTGCCCCCCGCTGCCAGGGCTGCGAGCGCCCCGTGACAGACAACTACCTGGCAGCCGTGGGGGGCGCCTGGCACCCCGAGTGCTTCGTCTGTGCG GACTGCCTGAGAGGCTTTGCTGGCAGCTCCTTCTTCGAGCTGGAGGGGAGACCCTACTGTGAGCTGCACTTCTACCAGCGGCAGGGCAGcatctgccagggctgtgcccgcCCCGTCACCGGGCGCTGCATCACGGCCGGGGGGCGCAAGTACCACCCCGAGCACTTCACCTGTGCCTACTGCCTGGGCCAGCTGCAGAAAGGCAACTTCCACGAGCACCAGGGCAAGATGTACTGCCAGGCCTGCCACAAGAAGCTCTTCCTCTGA